One stretch of Oceanimonas pelagia DNA includes these proteins:
- a CDS encoding TRAP transporter substrate-binding protein, whose amino-acid sequence MKQVAKYLTLSLACAATAMPMLASAKTMRLGMGDPIDSDQGAYASRFKDLVEYYSNGDIEITLYPNGAIGSETEMVQNARLGSLDMALVGIGNVTPFSKELGILTMPYVIKNTSDAVKITTGQLGDHWNQLAQKQVGVNILGWTYSNFRHLTNSRRPVKNLQDVQGLKVRVPQNPIMLATWKAWGANPIAMAWTETFTALQQQVVDGQDNPYIVNNTMKFYEVQDYVTEVHHQYSLQPLLIGKRTFDKLSDEEKNILTRAGLEAQQHALIFQISEADKAKQNMIDNGMEVSTLEDEDQWIKLAKEKVWPEFYDTIGGKENFDAVLEQLK is encoded by the coding sequence CTGGGCATGGGTGACCCCATCGACTCGGATCAGGGCGCCTACGCCAGCCGCTTCAAGGATCTGGTGGAGTATTACTCCAACGGCGATATCGAGATCACCCTGTACCCCAACGGCGCCATCGGCTCCGAGACCGAAATGGTGCAGAACGCCCGCCTCGGCTCCCTCGACATGGCCCTGGTCGGCATCGGCAACGTCACCCCCTTCTCCAAGGAGCTGGGCATTCTGACCATGCCCTACGTGATCAAGAACACCTCGGACGCGGTGAAAATCACCACCGGCCAGTTGGGGGATCACTGGAACCAGCTGGCGCAAAAGCAGGTGGGCGTCAACATTCTGGGCTGGACCTACTCCAACTTCCGCCACCTGACCAACTCCAGGCGCCCGGTGAAAAACCTGCAGGACGTACAGGGCCTGAAGGTGCGGGTGCCGCAAAACCCCATCATGCTGGCCACCTGGAAGGCCTGGGGCGCCAACCCCATCGCCATGGCCTGGACCGAAACCTTTACCGCCCTGCAGCAGCAGGTGGTGGACGGCCAGGACAACCCCTACATCGTCAACAACACCATGAAGTTCTACGAGGTGCAGGACTATGTGACCGAGGTGCACCACCAGTACTCGCTGCAGCCCCTGCTGATCGGCAAGCGCACCTTTGACAAGCTCAGCGACGAAGAGAAAAACATTCTCACCCGAGCCGGCCTGGAGGCCCAGCAGCACGCCCTGATCTTCCAGATCTCGGAAGCGGACAAGGCCAAACAGAACATGATCGACAACGGCATGGAAGTATCGACCCTGGAAGATGAAGACCAGTGGATCAAGCTGGCCAAGGAAAAGGTCTGGCCCGAGTTCTACGACACCATCGGCGGCAAGGAGAACTTCGACGCCGTACTGGAGCAGCTGAAGTAA